In Procambarus clarkii isolate CNS0578487 chromosome 53, FALCON_Pclarkii_2.0, whole genome shotgun sequence, the following proteins share a genomic window:
- the LOC123767278 gene encoding hydroxysteroid dehydrogenase-like protein 2, translated as MIDSQRVKLPSSARVIQNQPELARVIQNQPELARVIQNQPELARVIQNQPELARVIQNQPESSRTSQSHPEPARVIQNQPESSRTSQSHPEPARVIQNQPELARVIQNQPELARVIQNQPESSRTSQSHPEPARVIQNQPEPSRTRVSQLTPRAVMWAASHALRPVKERHLI; from the coding sequence CCAGAGTCATCCAGAACCAGCCAGAACTAGCCAGAGTCATCCAGAACCAGCCAGAACTAGCCAGAGTCATCCAGAACCAGCCAGAACTAGCCAGAGTCATCCAGAACCAGCCAGAACTAGCCAGAGTCATCCAGAACCAGCCAGAGTCATCCAGAACCAGCCAGAGTCATCCAGAACCAGCCAGAGTCATCCAGAACCAGCCAGAGTCATCCAGAACCAGCCAGAGTCATCCAGAACCAGCCAGAGTCATCCAGAACCAGCCAGAACTAGCCAGAGTCATCCAGAACCAGCCAGAACTAGCCAGAGTCATCCAGAACCAGCCAGAGTCATCCAGAACCAGCCAGAGTCATCCAGAACCAGCCAGAGTCATCCAGAACCAGCCAGAACCATCCAGAACTAGAGTCAGTCAGTTAACTCCAAGAGCAGTAATGTGGGCTGCTTCCCACGCTCTCCGCCCTGTTAAGGAACGGCATCTTATTTAA